A genomic stretch from bacterium includes:
- the narH gene encoding nitrate reductase subunit beta (with NarGJI catalyzes the reduction of nitrate; the beta subunit is an iron sulfur cluster containing electron transfer subunit; one of 3 nitrate reductases in E. coli and in E. coli is expressed when nitrate levels are high), translating into EAVARLLQAADSSTEEADAIYELTSLCTFDDRFVIPPAHREEAIEMMRDPLEHKQNVGFGFLSGPRRGM; encoded by the coding sequence GAAGCTGTCGCCCGCCTCCTGCAGGCCGCGGACAGCTCGACGGAAGAGGCCGACGCGATCTACGAGCTCACGTCGCTCTGCACGTTCGACGACCGATTCGTGATTCCTCCGGCGCACCGCGAGGAAGCGATCGAGATGATGCGAGATCCGCTCGAGCACAAGCAGAACGTCGGCTTCGGCTTCCTGAGCGGACCACGGAGGGGCATGT